One segment of Cydia fagiglandana chromosome 12, ilCydFagi1.1, whole genome shotgun sequence DNA contains the following:
- the LOC134669270 gene encoding putative odorant receptor 85d, whose product MSTPTFDEVFRQIRINLSVMGIQEDKSRPGVTFYIFYAMLFTMVSSELVFFSVNMAPENFLELTGLAPCICVGILSLLKIAALAYKKETVFSLADKLERLSTENLNDPVKTDIVSPDINLLKKLINYYFVLNAVLICVYSFSTPFYILYHYLTTNEEIFILPYAVIMPFSTETWPAWTLVYVFSVLCGFICVLFFTAVDALYFTLTSYVCTIFDVLSNEIISLNQPTGDMLSQIIKKHQNVLELAADLEDIFTLPNFFNVLVGSVEICALGFNLMIGDWNNVPGCMLFLVSVLFQLFMMSVFGEKIIGASIKVGESAFLCDWYKMNLKTQKVLLILMIRAHKPTRLTAYKYSVICYEGFTKIISNSWSYFTILRTIYSPEDQ is encoded by the exons ATGAGTACCCCCACATTCGACGAGGTGTTCCGGCAAATCAGGATCAACTTGTCAGTCATGGGCATCCAGGAAGATAAATCAAGGCCTGGAGTGACATTTTACATCTTTTACGCCATGCTTTTTACTATGGTCTCATCAGAACTTGTGTTCTTTAGCGTTAATATGGCACCGGAAAATTTCCTCGAATTGACTGGCCTAGCTCCTTGCATCTGTGTCGGTATCTTATCACTTTTGAAAATAGCTGCTTTGGCATACAAGAAAGAAACAGTTTTCTCTTTGGCTGACAAATTAGAAAGGCTTAGTACAGAAAACTTGAACGACCCTGTTAAGACGGACATTGTGAGTCCTGACATAAATCTGTTGAAAAAACTCATCAATTACTACTTCGTCCTAAACGCCGTGCTGATTTGCGTGTATAGCTTTTCAACACCATTCTATATTTTGTATCATTACCTTACAACGAATGAAGAGATTTTTATCTTGCCGTACGCTGTCATTATGCCATTCTCTACCGAAACGTGGCCGGCTTGGACATTGGTTTATGTATTTTCAGTATTATGTG GTTTCATCTGTGTATTATTTTTTACTGCCGTGGACGCATTGTACTTTACTTTGACGTCTTATGTGTGCACAATCTTCGACGTCCTAAGCAACGAAATAATAAGTCTAAACCAACCTACAGGTGATATGTTAAGCCAGATAatcaaaaaacatcaaaatgttCTTGA ATTAGCGGCAGATTTGGAGGATATCTTTACTTTACCTAACTTTTTCAACGTACTGGTGGGATCGGTAGAAATATGCGCTCTTGGGTTCAACTTAATg ataGGTGATTGGAACAATGTCCCTGGCTGTATGCTCTTCCTAGTGTCTGTTCTCTTTCAACTATTTATGATGAGCGTTTTCGGGGAAAAAATCATTGGAGCG AGTATTAAAGTTGGCGAGTCGGCGTTTTTATGCGACTGGTATAAGATGAATCTGAAAACGCAGAAAGTTTTGCTGATTCTAATGATCAg GGCTCATAAACCTACACGCCTGACTGCGTATAAATATTCTGTCATTTGCTATGAAGGATTTACTAAA ataATCAGCAATTCCTGGTCTTACTTCACAATACTGCGAACAATATATTCACCAGAAGACCAATAG